The Tripterygium wilfordii isolate XIE 37 chromosome 4, ASM1340144v1, whole genome shotgun sequence genome has a window encoding:
- the LOC119996632 gene encoding CBL-interacting serine/threonine-protein kinase 6-like: MPEKVRDGNPTLLDGKYELGRMLGHGTFAKVYPARNLRTGKSVAMKVVGKEKVIKVGMMDQIKREISVMKMVKHPNIVELHEVMASKSKIYFVMELVRGGELFSKVAKGRLREDVARIYFQQLISAIDFCHSRGVYHRDLKPENLLLDEDGNLKVTDFGLSAFSEHLKQDGLLHTTCGTPAYVAPEVIGKKGYDGAKADLWSCGVILYVLLAGFLPFQEDNIIALYRKIYRGDFKCPPWFSGEARRLITKLLDPNPNTRITIAKVMDSSWFKKSVPKSVMSKAEMEFEALNLDGDKSKQPETLNAFHIISLSQGFDLSPLFEEKKEELRFATTRPASSVISRLEEVAKSVKFNIKKSETSVRLQGQESGRKGRLGIAAEIFSVTPSFLVVEVKKENGDTLEYNQFCNSELRPALKDIVWTSPA; the protein is encoded by the coding sequence ATGCCGGAGAAGGTCAGAGACGGCAACCCGACCTTGCTGGATGGAAAGTACGAGCTCGGCCGTATGCTTGGCCACGGCACCTTCGCCAAGGTATATCCCGCGCGGAACCTGCGGACAGGGAAGAGTGTGGCGATGAAGGTGGTTGGCAAGGAGAAGGTGATTAAGGTCGGAATGATGGACCAGATAAAGCGCGAGATCTCCgtgatgaagatggtgaagcaTCCGAACATCGTCGAGCTACACGAGGTCATGGCGAGCAAATCCAAGATCTATTTCGTCATGGAACTCGTTCGTGGCGGCGAATTGTTCTCCAAGGTCGCTAAGGGCCGCCTGAGAGAAGACGTGGCCAGAATTTATTTTCAACAATTGATTTCCGCCATCGATTTTTGTCACAGCCGCGGCGTTTACCATCGCGATTTGAAGCCGGAGAATCTGTTATTGGACGAGGACGGGAACTTGAAGGTCACGGATTTTGGACTCAGTGCCTTCTCTGAGCACTTGAAGCAAGACGGTTTGCTTCACACGACTTGTGGCACGCCGGCTTATGTTGCGCCTGAGGTGATTGGGAAGAAAGGCTATGACGGCGCCAAAGCGGATCTGTGGTCTTGCGGGGTAATTCTATATGTTCTCCTCGCCGGATTCTTGCCATTCCAAGAAGACAACATCATCGCCCTGTATAGAAAAATTTACAGGGGAGACTTCAAATGCCCACCGTGGTTCTCTGGTGAAGCTCGTAGATTAATCACAAAGCTTCTCGATCCAAATCCTAATACTCGAATTACCATCGCCAAAGTGATGGATAGCTCTTGGTTTAAGAAATCAGTGCCCAAGTCCGTGATGAGTAAAGCCGAAATGGAGTTCGAAGCCCTGAATTTGGATGGCGACAAATCAAAACAGCCAGAGACGCTTAACGCCTTTCACATCATATCTCTATCGCAGGGGTTCGACTTGTCGCCGTTGTTTgaggagaagaaggaggagCTGAGGTTCGCGACTACGAGACCAGCGAGCAGCGTGATTTCAAGGCTTGAGGAGGTGGCGAAGTCGGTGAAATTCAACATCAAGAAGAGCGAGACAAGTGTGAGATTACAGGGGCAGGAGAGTGGTAGAAAAGGACGATTAGGAATTGCGGCGGAAATATTCTCCGTGACGCCGTCATTCCTGGTGGTGGAGGTGAAGAAGGAAAACGGTGACACTCTGGAGTACAATCAGTTCTGTAATAGTGAGCTCCGACCGGCGCTCAAGGACATCGTCTGGACATCCCCCGCCTAG